The Columba livia isolate bColLiv1 breed racing homer chromosome 18, bColLiv1.pat.W.v2, whole genome shotgun sequence genome includes a region encoding these proteins:
- the CACNG5 gene encoding voltage-dependent calcium channel gamma-5 subunit — MLLGMSACGRRALTLLSSVFAVCGLGLLGISVSTDYWLYLEEGIVQPQNQSVEIKLSLHSGLWRVCFLAGEERGRCFTIEYVMPMNIQLTSESTVNVLKMIRSATPFPLVSLFFMFIGFILSNIGHIRPHRTILAFVSGIFFILSGLSLVVGLVLYISSINDEMLNRTKDSETFFNYKYGWSFAFSAISFLLTESAGVMSVYLFMKRYTAEDIYRPHPGFYRPRLSNCSDYSGQFLHPDAWARGRSPSDISSEASLQMNSNYPALLKCPDYDQMSSSPC; from the exons ATGCTTTTGGGGATGAGCGCCTGCGGCAGGAGGGCGCTGACCCTGCTCAGCAGCGTGTTCGCCGTCTGCGGCCTCGGCCTCCTGGGCATCTCCGTCAGCACTGACTACTGGCTCTACCTGGAGGAAGGCATCGTCCAGCCCCAAAACCAGTCAGTGGAAATCAAACTGTCGCTGCACTCGGGGCTCTGGAGGGTCTGCTTTCTGGCAG GTGAAGAGCGAGGCCGGTGCTTCACCATCGAATACGTCATGCCCATGAACATCCAGCTGACATCTGAGTCCACAGTCAACGTCTTAA AGATGATCCGCTCTGCCACCCCCTTCCCTCTGGTCAGCCTCTTCTTCATGTTCATCGGCTTCATCCTGAGCAACATCGGCCACATTCGGCCTCACAGGACCATCCTTGCCTTTGTCTCGGGGATATTCTTCATCCTGTCGG GTCTGTCTCTCGTGGTGGGGCTGGTCCTTTACATATCCAGCATCAACGATGAGATGCTGAACAGAACCAAGGACTCAGAAACATTCTTCAATTACAAATATGGATGGTCCTTTGCCTTCTCTGCCATCTCGTTCCTTCTCACAGAG AGCGCCGGGGTGATGTCCGTCTACCTGTTCATGAAGCGATACACGGCCGAGGACATCTACCGACCCCACCCCGGCTTCTACCGGCCGCGCCTGAGCAACTGCTCCGACTACTCGGGGCAGTTCCTGCACCCAGACGCCTGGGCAAGGGGACGCAGCCCCTCGGACATCTCCAGCGAGGCGTCCCTGCAGATGAACAGTAACTACCCGGCTCTGCTCAAGTGCCCCGACTACGACCAGATGTCATCGTCCCCATGCTGA